A window from Eubalaena glacialis isolate mEubGla1 chromosome 1, mEubGla1.1.hap2.+ XY, whole genome shotgun sequence encodes these proteins:
- the LOC133096983 gene encoding KATNB1-like protein 1, which translates to MASETHNVKKSSFCNNIEDHFIDVPRKRISNFTNKNMKEVKKSPKQLAAYITRTVGQAVKSPDKLRKVIYHRKKVHHPFQNPCRRKKQSPNSGGCDMANKENELACAGRLPEQVRQGSRPYLVSPSDSGSSQTESPSSKYSGVFSEVSQDHETMTQVLFSRNLRLNVALTFWRKRSISELVAYLVRIEDLGVVVDCLPVLTNSLQEEKQYISRGCCVDLLPLVKSLLKNKFEEYIIVGLNWLQAVIKRWWSELSSKTEIINDGNIQILKQQLSGLWEQENHLTLVPGYTGNIAKDVDAYLLQLH; encoded by the coding sequence ATGGCATCTGAAACCCACAATGTTAAAAAAAGCAGCTTTTGTAATAATATTGAAGATCATTTCATTGATGTTCCTAGAAAAAGGATCTCTAATTTCACTAATAAGAACATGAAGGAGGTTAAGAAATCTCCAAAACAGTTGGCTGCTTACATAACTAGAACAGTTGGACAAGCTGTGAAAAGCCCAGATAAACTACGTAAGGTGATCTATCACAGAAAGAAAGTTCATCATCCTTTTCAAAATCCTTGCCGCAGAAAAAAGCAGTCCCCCAACAGTGGGGGCTGTGACATGGCAAATAAAGAGAATGAGCTGGCTTGTGCAGGCCGCCTCCCTGAGCAAGTGCGGCAGGGTAGTCGACCATATCTGGTTAGCCCCAGTGATTCTGGTTCTTCACAGACAGAAAGCCCATCATCAAAATATAGTGGGGTTTTTTCTGAGGTTTCTCAGGACCATGAAACAATGACACAGGTTTTGTTCAGCAGGAATTTGAGATTGAATGTAGCTTTAACTTTCTGGAGAAAGAGAAGTATAAGTGAACTTGTAGCTTATTTGGTGAGGATAGAAGACCTTGGAGTTGTGGTGGATTGCCTTCCTGTGCTCACCAATAGTTTACAGGAGGAAAAACAATACATCTCACGTGGCTGCTGTGTAGACTTGTTGCCTCTAGTAAAGTCActacttaaaaacaaatttgaagAATATATAATAGTTGGTTTAAACTGGCTTCAAGCAGTCATAAAAAGGTGGTGGTCAGAACTATCATCCAAAACAGAAATTataaatgatggaaatattcagattttaaaacaacAGTTAAGTGGATTGTGGGAACAGGAAAACCATCTTACTTTGGTTCCAGGATATACTGGTAATATAGCCAAGGATGTAGATGCTTATTTATTACAGTTGCATTGA